In the Brassica napus cultivar Da-Ae chromosome A7, Da-Ae, whole genome shotgun sequence genome, one interval contains:
- the LOC106366794 gene encoding probable LRR receptor-like serine/threonine-protein kinase At4g37250 translates to MTTLAAVLLRYLFVFTVLLLCDRSLALNTDGVLLLSFRYSILDDPLSVLRSWRLEDETPCSWRGVTCDVSSRHVTVLSLPSSKLAGTLPSNLGSLPSLQRLDLSNNSINGSFPASLLNATELRFLDLSRNHISGELPASFGASSKLNVLNLSENALVGELPATLGWYRNLTVISLKNNYLSGEVPGGFKSTEYLDLSSNLIRGSLPLHFGGNRLRYFNASFNRISGEIPSGFADEIPENATVDLSFNQLTGQIPGFRVLANQESDSFSGNPDLCGPDPAKHPCRDREATSPPPSLTPNSPPALAAIPNTLELTNHPISSKSGSKSKSALKPVIIVGIVVGDIAGLGILGIVVFYIYQSRKRKTVTATSKWSTSATDSNVLSKWYCLRKTVNVDGDCEEEEEESETSGSESDEENRVGRNRRSGLDDQDKKGMLVNLDSEKELEIETLLKASAYILGATGSGIMYKAVLQDSTAVAVRRIAECGLDRFRDFETQVRALAKLVHPNLVRIRGFYWGSDEKLVIYDFVPNGSLANARYRKVGSSSCHLPWEARLKIAKGVARGLTYIHDKKHVHGNLKPSNILLGLDMEPKVADFGLEKLLIGDMSYRTGGSAPIFGSKRSTSSHDFGPSPSPSPSSVGLPYNAPESLRSIKPNPKWDVYSFGVILLELLTGKIVVVDELGQVNGLVIDDGDRAVRMADAAIRAELEGKEEAVLACLKMGLACASPIPQRRPNIKEALQVLEKFPFHFSSQ, encoded by the exons ATGACGACACTCGCCGCCGTTCTCCTCCGTTATCTCTTCGTGTTTACAGTCCTTCTTCTCTGTGACCGATCTCTCGCTCTCAACACAGACGGAGTTCTTCTCCTCTCTTTCCGTTACTCAATCCTCGACGATCCTCTCTCCGTTTTACGGAGCTGGAGACTCGAAGACGAGACTCCTTGCTCTTGGCGTGGCGTCACGTGCGACGTGTCCTCCCGGCACGTGACCGTTCTTTCACTCCCTAGCTCCAAGCTCGCCGGCACTCTCCCATCCAACTTGGGCTCTCTCCCTTCGCTTCAAAGACTCGATCTTTCCAACAATTCCATCAATGGCTCCTTCCCCGCTTCGCTTCTCAACGCGACGGAGCTTCGGTTTCTTGATCTGTCGCGTAACCACATCTCCGGCGAGTTACCGGCGAGTTTCGGCGCGTCTTCGAAACTCAACGTGCTGAATCTCTCAGAAAACGCTCTCGTCGGAGAATTACCGGCGACGCTAGGCTGGTACCGGAACTTGACGGTGATCTCTCTGAAAAACAACTATCTCTCCGGCGAGGTTCCGGGAGGTTTTAAGTCGACGGAGTATCTCGATCTGTCGTCGAACCTAATCAGAGGCTCCTTGCCGTTACATTTCGGAGGTAACCGCTTACGTTACTTCAACGCTTCGTTCAACAGAATCTCCGGCGAGATTCCGTCTGGTTTCGCCGACGAAATTCCGGAGAACGCCACCGTTGATCTCTCTTTCAACCAGCTCACGGGTCAAATCCCGGGTTTCCGGGTTCTCGCAAACCAAGAATCCGACTCTTTCTCGGGTAACCCGGATCTCTGCGGGCCCGACCCAGCGAAACACCCTTGCCGTGACCGTGAAGCAACCTCTCCACCTCCTTCGCTAACACCAAACTCTCCTCCAGCATTAGCCGCTATACCGAACACACTAGAGTTAACCAATCACCCAATTAGTTCCAAATCCGGTTCGAAATCAAAATCAGCTCTTAAACCGGTGATTATCGTAGGCATCGTTGTCGGTGACATCGCCGGTTTAGGGATCCTCGGGATTGTGGTTTTCTACATTTACCAGTCTAGGAAACGGAAGACCGTAACCGCTACGTCGAAATGGTCCACGTCAGCAACAGATTCCAATGTCTTGTCTAAATGGTACTGCCTACGTAAAACCGTTAACGTTGACGGTGactgtgaagaagaagaggaggaatccGAGACGTCGGGATCCGAATCCGATGAGGAGAATCGGGTTGGGCGAAATAGACGGTCCGGGTTGGATGATCAAGACAAGAAAGGTATGTTAGTGAACCTCGACTCAGAGAAAGAGCTTGAGATCGAGACGCTTCTCAAAGCTTCAGCTTATATTTTGGGAGCCACCGGTTCGGGCATAATGTATAAAGCGGTTCTTCAAGACAGTACGGCTGTAGCAGTTCGACGTATTGCTGAGTGCGGTTTAGACCGGTTTAGAGATTTTGAGACTCAGGTTCGAGCCCTGGCTAAACTGGTACATCCTAACCTGGTTCGAATTCGAGGTTTCTATTGGGGATCAGACGAGAAGCTTGTTATTTACGATTTTGTCCCTAACGGCAGCCTCGCTAACGCCCGTTACA GGAAAGTGGGCTCCTCGTCTTGTCATTTACCTTGGGAAGCTCGGCTCAAGATAGCGAAAGGTGTAGCTCGCGGGCTAACGTACATACACGACAAGAAGCACGTGCATGGCAACCTCAAGCCAAGTAATATCCTTTTGGGTCTAGATATGGAGCCGAAAGTTGCAGATTTTGGACTTGAAAAGCTTTTAATTGGAGACATGAGTTACCGAACGGGTGGTTCGGCTCCAATATTCGGAAGCAAGAGATCAACGTCATCTCATGACTTTGGGCCGAGTCCGAGCCCAAGCCCAAGCTCAGTTGGATTACCTTACAACGCTCCGGAATCTCTCAGGAGCATAAAACCAAATCCAAAGTGGGACGTGTATTCTTTTGGAGTTATCCTTCTCGAGTTGCTAACGGGGAAGATCGTGGTGGTTGATGAGCTTGGACAGGTTAATGGGCTTGTGATCGATGACGGTGACCGGGCGGTGAGAATGGCGGATGCGGCTATACGAGCTGAGTTAGAAGGcaaagaagaagctgtgttgGCATGTTTGAAAATGGGCCTAGCTTGTGCTTCTCCTATACCACAGAGAAGGCCTAATATCAAAGAGGCCTTACAAGTTCTAGAGAAATTCCCTTTTCATTTTAGTTCACAATAA
- the LOC106366795 gene encoding microtubule-associated protein RP/EB family member 1C, protein MATKIGMMDSAYFVGRSEILAWINSTLQLNLSKVEEACSGAVHCQLMDSVHPGAVPMHKVNFDAKSEYEMIQNYKVLQDVFNKLKITKHIEVSKLVKGRPLDNLEFMQWLKKYCDSVNGGHLHNYHALERREACKGGKEATKRAAATQQSAKSSSSSSSIAPRPSSSNGTRRHDPPSSNTGNHHSSKAPSSKQSKPVPAAYDEKITELKLYIDSLEKERDFYFSKLRDVEILCQNPDSENLPLVGSIKRILYAADGEDVGAAAETQNLSPIDEGSEERRSSGIESQKRKLIANLDVDAAAITTLSPRQRLSDSSDVKCTGSSPLLTC, encoded by the exons ATGGCGACGAAGATTGGGATGATGGATTCAGCATATTTCGTAGGGAGATCGGAGATTCTAGCGTGGATTAACTCCACTCTGCAACTAAATCTCTCCAAAGTCGAAGAG GCTTGTTCAGGAGCAGTTCACTGCCAGCTCATGGATTCGGTGCACCCTGGAGCTGTGCCGATGCACAAGGTTAATTTTGATGCTAAGAGTGAATACGAGATGATTCAGAACTACAAGGTTCTTCAGGACGTGTTTAACAAACTCAAGATCACTAAG CACATAGAAGTGAGCAAGCTAGTTAAGGGTAGACCATTGGATAACTTGGAGTTCATGCAATGGTTGAAGAAGTATTGTGATTCTGTTAATGGTGGCCACCTTCACAA TTATCACGCACTGGAGAGAAGAGAAGCTTGTAAAGGAGGAAAAGAAGCAACCAAGAGAGCTGCAGCTACACAACAATCAGCCaagagttcttcttcttcttcttcaattgcACCTAGACCTTCATCTTCGAATGGAACCCGTAGACATGATCCACCATCCTCCAACACTGGGAATCACCACTCTTCGAAAGCACCCTCCTCTAAACAATCTAAACCGGTGCCTGCTGCTTATGATGAAAAG ATCACAGAACTGAAACTCTACATCGACAGTTTGGAAAAAGAGAGAGACTTCTACTTCTCTAAACTAAGAGATGTTGAGATTCTCTGTCAGAACCCTGACTCTGAAAACTTACCT cTTGTTGGTTCCATTAAAAGGATACTCTACGCAGCAGATGGAGAAGACGTTGGAGCAGCAGCAGAAACACAGAACTTAAGCCCTATTGATGAAGGATCAGAAGAGAGAAGGAGCAGTGGAATTGAGTCGCAGAAGAGGAAACTCATAGCGAACCTCGACGTGGATGCTGCAGCGATTACAACTCTCTCTCCAAGGCAACGCCTCTCTGATTCTTCTGATGTCAAATGCACTGGATCATCTCCTCTTTTAACATGCTga